One window of the Candidatus Glassbacteria bacterium genome contains the following:
- a CDS encoding vitamin B12-dependent ribonucleotide reductase: MQADKTRQKTARKAEAGEVANRLKSDVTAREIPAEEQLFGQGVFEYPDRIERVFTTEGKDVYSMVNWSRRSLKMVDHTKGKVVYQADELEFPSTWSENACKITASKYFKKSSRYEETSLRQVIDRIVDTIADEGGKAGYFAADDEQVTFRAELTFIMLDQRACFNSPVLFNVGVPGERPQASACFINSVKDDMHDISRLIVNEGQIFKWGSGSGVNYSTLRSEGEPLSTGGTASGPLSFMKVLDANAGAIKSGGKSRRAAKMCVLNADHPDIERFIDCKVVEEKKAQVLIDAGYDGSIAGEAYSTITYQNANNSVRVTDDFMKAVESDGKWELKEVVSRKVVREVEARKMFRRMAEAVWITGDPGIQFDTTTNDWHTCPNSGRINSSNPCSEYVFLDDSACNLASINLLKFVDEGGFKVDDFAHTVRVMITAQEILCGFAKYPTPEITRSSHDFRPLGLGYTNLGALLMTHGLAYDSDGGRQVAGAITALMHGLANESSGWLARRVGPFAGYKTNEKPISQVLDKHYAVLVSIAPREGSETPPLYRETYSQAKASWDRICCEKRYDKGFRNAQVTLLAPTGTISFFMDAVTTGVEPELSLIKYKNLVDGSTLTLVNPLVRRSLEYMKVKPDVIECAEKHIEEHGNLEEFGDLSDEQKKVFATSLGQPGKLTTLKPEAHVRMMAATQPFLSGAISKTVNMPSDSTVEDIEKIYLDAWKMGLKSIAIYRDGCKRSQPLEGKGAKKASPTEVATVPKRRRLPTTRKAITHKFEIAGHEGYVTAGMYKDGKLGEIFILMHKEGSILSGLLDAFGIITSIALQYGAPLEVLVDKMTHMRFEPSGMTKNKQIPIAKSLVDYIYRWLAIEFMDPEKQESLGIKNIKAVQSASEVIEELSRPRDESEGLAESGPSNGKPAFDLFGDAPSCDTCGMLMERRGSCYVCSSCGDTTGCS; this comes from the coding sequence ATGCAAGCTGACAAAACCAGACAGAAAACTGCCCGAAAGGCCGAAGCCGGAGAAGTTGCCAACCGCCTGAAAAGCGACGTTACCGCGCGGGAAATACCGGCGGAGGAACAGTTGTTCGGCCAGGGGGTGTTCGAGTACCCCGATCGGATCGAGCGGGTGTTCACCACCGAAGGGAAGGACGTTTATTCGATGGTGAACTGGTCCCGCCGGTCGCTGAAGATGGTCGACCATACCAAGGGCAAGGTGGTCTATCAGGCTGACGAGTTGGAGTTCCCCTCCACCTGGAGCGAAAACGCCTGCAAGATCACCGCAAGCAAATATTTCAAGAAATCGAGCAGATACGAAGAAACCAGCCTTCGCCAGGTAATCGACCGGATTGTGGATACGATCGCCGACGAGGGCGGCAAGGCGGGCTATTTCGCCGCCGATGACGAGCAGGTGACTTTCCGGGCCGAATTGACGTTCATCATGCTCGACCAGCGCGCCTGTTTCAACAGCCCTGTCCTGTTCAACGTGGGTGTCCCCGGTGAGCGTCCCCAGGCCAGCGCCTGTTTCATCAACTCGGTCAAGGACGACATGCACGATATATCCAGGCTGATTGTCAACGAGGGGCAGATATTCAAGTGGGGCAGCGGCTCGGGAGTGAATTACAGCACTCTGCGTTCGGAGGGCGAGCCGCTCTCCACCGGCGGTACGGCCAGCGGCCCGCTGAGTTTCATGAAGGTGCTGGACGCCAACGCCGGAGCGATCAAGAGCGGCGGCAAGAGCCGTCGCGCGGCCAAGATGTGCGTGCTCAACGCCGACCATCCCGATATCGAGCGCTTTATCGACTGCAAGGTGGTCGAGGAGAAGAAGGCCCAGGTGCTGATCGACGCCGGTTACGACGGCTCTATCGCCGGCGAGGCCTACAGCACGATCACCTACCAGAACGCCAATAACAGCGTCCGCGTGACCGACGATTTTATGAAGGCTGTCGAGAGCGACGGCAAGTGGGAGCTTAAGGAAGTGGTCAGCCGCAAGGTGGTGCGCGAGGTTGAGGCGCGCAAGATGTTTCGCCGGATGGCCGAGGCGGTCTGGATCACCGGCGACCCTGGTATCCAGTTCGACACCACTACCAACGACTGGCATACCTGCCCCAACTCGGGACGGATTAACAGCTCCAACCCCTGCAGCGAATATGTGTTCCTCGACGACAGCGCCTGCAACCTGGCCTCGATCAACCTGCTTAAGTTTGTCGATGAGGGCGGGTTCAAGGTCGATGATTTCGCGCATACTGTGCGGGTGATGATCACCGCCCAGGAGATTCTCTGCGGCTTCGCCAAGTATCCAACTCCCGAGATCACGCGCAGCAGCCACGATTTCAGGCCCCTGGGTCTGGGCTACACCAACCTGGGCGCGCTGCTGATGACCCACGGGCTGGCCTACGACTCCGACGGCGGCCGTCAGGTGGCCGGCGCGATTACCGCGCTGATGCACGGCCTGGCCAACGAATCCAGCGGCTGGCTGGCCCGGAGGGTGGGGCCGTTCGCCGGCTACAAGACCAACGAGAAGCCGATAAGCCAGGTGCTCGACAAGCACTACGCGGTCCTGGTGAGTATCGCCCCGCGCGAGGGCAGCGAGACGCCTCCCCTGTACCGGGAGACTTACAGCCAGGCGAAGGCGAGCTGGGACCGGATCTGCTGTGAAAAGCGCTACGACAAGGGCTTCCGCAACGCGCAGGTCACGCTGCTGGCGCCCACCGGCACGATCAGTTTCTTCATGGATGCGGTCACCACCGGCGTGGAACCCGAGCTGAGCCTGATCAAGTACAAGAACCTGGTGGACGGCTCCACTTTGACCCTGGTCAACCCGCTGGTGCGCCGCAGCCTGGAGTATATGAAAGTCAAGCCCGATGTAATCGAGTGCGCCGAGAAGCATATCGAGGAACACGGTAATCTGGAGGAGTTCGGCGATCTTTCGGACGAGCAGAAGAAAGTATTCGCCACCAGCCTGGGCCAGCCGGGTAAGCTGACCACGCTGAAACCGGAGGCCCACGTGCGGATGATGGCCGCCACGCAGCCGTTCCTTTCCGGGGCGATCAGCAAGACGGTCAACATGCCGAGCGACTCGACGGTTGAGGATATCGAGAAAATCTATTTAGACGCCTGGAAGATGGGGCTTAAGTCGATCGCGATCTACCGCGACGGGTGCAAGCGCAGCCAGCCCCTGGAGGGCAAGGGGGCCAAGAAGGCCAGTCCGACCGAAGTGGCCACTGTGCCCAAGCGCCGCCGCCTGCCCACCACCCGCAAGGCGATCACCCACAAGTTCGAAATCGCCGGCCACGAGGGCTACGTTACCGCCGGGATGTACAAGGACGGTAAGCTGGGCGAGATTTTCATCCTGATGCACAAGGAAGGCTCGATCCTGTCGGGACTGCTCGACGCGTTCGGGATTATCACCAGTATCGCCCTGCAGTACGGCGCTCCGCTGGAGGTGCTGGTGGACAAGATGACCCACATGCGGTTCGAGCCGTCCGGGATGACCAAGAACAAGCAGATCCCGATCGCCAAGTCGCTGGTGGACTATATCTACCGCTGGCTGGCGATCGAGTTCATGGACCCCGAAAAACAAGAATCGCTGGGGATCAAGAATATCAAGGCAGTCCAGAGTGCCTCGGAAGTAATCGAGGAGCTGAGCAGGCCCAGGGACGAGAGCGAGGGGCTGGCAGAGAGCGGCCCATCGAACGGCAAACCCGCGTTTGACCTTTTTGGCGACGCGCCCAGTTGCGATACCTGCGGCATGCTGATGGAGCGGCGGGGGAGCTGCTACGTGTGTTCCTCGTGCGGAGACACGACCGGCTGCAGTTAA
- a CDS encoding Ldh family oxidoreductase: EKALEMLSGSPVAVIGCRGATHTGPIGYFARKLALAGHVSLWFANCSPMAAPHGATAPVLGTNPLTVGLPRDPEPIVADLATTATTYGDCRVAMAEGKPIPDGVALDSEGNPTTDPETALRGGCLLPFGGHKGYALSVVVQILTTALTGATVMPGPRSDYGLSVIALHRDILVDAVDYDRITGELVAAIKAARPAVEGQPALLPGERSAASRLRSEREGVELSDKLYQEIFSDQQG; encoded by the coding sequence CCGAAAAGGCGCTGGAGATGCTCTCCGGCTCGCCCGTGGCGGTGATCGGCTGCCGGGGGGCCACCCACACCGGCCCGATCGGCTATTTCGCGCGCAAGCTGGCGCTGGCGGGCCATGTCAGTCTATGGTTCGCCAACTGCTCGCCGATGGCCGCTCCCCACGGCGCGACAGCGCCGGTGCTGGGCACTAATCCGCTCACCGTTGGTCTGCCCCGCGATCCCGAGCCGATTGTCGCCGACCTGGCCACCACCGCTACCACTTACGGCGACTGCCGGGTAGCGATGGCCGAAGGCAAACCGATCCCCGATGGTGTCGCGCTGGACTCTGAGGGCAATCCCACCACCGACCCCGAGACCGCCCTGCGCGGCGGCTGCCTGCTGCCGTTCGGCGGCCACAAGGGTTATGCCCTCTCCGTGGTGGTGCAGATACTGACCACCGCGCTCACCGGCGCCACAGTCATGCCCGGCCCCCGCAGCGACTACGGCCTGAGCGTGATCGCCCTGCACCGGGATATCCTGGTTGACGCCGTCGACTACGACAGGATCACCGGGGAACTGGTTGCAGCGATCAAGGCCGCCCGCCCTGCCGTGGAGGGGCAGCCCGCCCTGCTGCCCGGCGAGCGCTCCGCGGCCAGCCGGCTACGCTCGGAGCGCGAGGGTGTCGAGCTCAGCGACAAGCTGTACCAGGAAATCTTCAGTGACCAGCAGGGGTAA
- a CDS encoding aldehyde dehydrogenase family protein, giving the protein MSDNDIRTQLFIGGEWVESDESFPVVNPYDESELAPVSAAGPEHLEQAVRAAAASGMEDLTAHRRYLVLDEVSRRIKDEREKLTSLIVREAGKPVRYAAGEVERAVQTFSFAAGEARRLHGSTMELDAHPEGKDHFAFYHRFPLGIIGAISPFNFPLNLVAHKVAPALAAGNSVILKPASTTPLVALELARIISDAGAPPGAINVLPGSGSKLGSPLVEHPDVAMITFTGSLEVGRRIRRDAGMKRVTLELGSNSALIVDDDSRLDEAVSRSIIGAFAYSGQVCISIQRILLRSSLAGRFIEQFVPAVEKIRAGDPADQATELGPMIEEAEARRAQEWVDEAVAQGASVLTGGRRDGAFYSPTVLEDVEHDMKVYSSEVFAPVVCIERYDDFDDALERVNNSEYGLQAGVYTSSLPRAMEAFRRLEVGGVMINDFPTYRVDQMPYGGVKGSGTGREGPKFAVEDMTELKLCVFNN; this is encoded by the coding sequence ATGAGTGATAACGACATTCGCACCCAGCTGTTTATCGGCGGAGAATGGGTGGAAAGCGATGAGAGCTTCCCGGTGGTCAACCCCTACGATGAGTCCGAGCTGGCGCCGGTCAGCGCGGCGGGTCCCGAACATCTGGAGCAGGCTGTCCGGGCGGCCGCGGCCAGCGGGATGGAGGACCTGACAGCACACCGCCGTTACCTGGTTCTCGATGAAGTTTCCCGGCGGATCAAAGACGAGCGCGAAAAACTGACCTCCCTGATTGTCCGCGAGGCCGGCAAGCCTGTACGCTATGCCGCGGGCGAGGTGGAACGCGCCGTGCAGACATTCAGTTTCGCGGCCGGAGAGGCCCGCAGGCTGCACGGCAGTACGATGGAACTCGACGCGCATCCCGAGGGCAAGGACCATTTCGCGTTCTACCACCGCTTCCCCCTGGGCATTATCGGCGCGATCAGCCCGTTTAATTTTCCGCTCAACCTGGTGGCCCATAAAGTTGCTCCGGCGCTGGCCGCGGGCAATTCTGTGATTCTCAAGCCGGCCAGCACCACGCCGCTGGTGGCCCTGGAGCTGGCGCGGATTATCTCCGATGCCGGCGCGCCGCCGGGCGCGATCAATGTCCTGCCCGGTAGCGGGAGCAAACTCGGCTCGCCGCTGGTGGAGCACCCGGATGTCGCCATGATCACGTTCACAGGATCGCTGGAAGTGGGGCGACGGATCAGGCGTGATGCGGGGATGAAACGGGTCACGCTCGAACTCGGTTCCAACAGCGCGCTGATTGTGGATGACGACAGCCGCCTGGACGAGGCGGTATCGCGCAGCATAATCGGCGCGTTCGCCTACAGCGGCCAGGTCTGTATCTCTATCCAGCGGATCCTGCTGCGCTCTTCCCTGGCCGGCCGGTTTATTGAACAGTTCGTTCCCGCGGTGGAAAAGATCAGGGCGGGGGACCCGGCGGATCAGGCGACCGAGCTGGGTCCGATGATCGAGGAGGCCGAGGCCAGGCGAGCGCAGGAGTGGGTGGACGAGGCAGTGGCGCAGGGCGCATCGGTGCTGACCGGCGGCAGGCGCGACGGGGCGTTCTACAGCCCGACCGTGCTGGAGGATGTGGAGCACGATATGAAAGTCTACAGCTCGGAGGTGTTCGCGCCGGTGGTCTGTATCGAGCGCTACGACGATTTCGACGACGCCCTGGAGCGGGTCAACAACAGCGAATACGGCCTTCAGGCCGGCGTCTACACCTCCTCGCTGCCCAGGGCGATGGAAGCGTTCAGGCGCCTGGAGGTCGGCGGCGTGATGATCAACGATTTCCCCACTTACCGCGTGGACCAGATGCCTTACGGCGGAGTGAAGGGCAGCGGAACCGGCCGCGAGGGCCCGAAGTTCGCTGTCGAGGATATGACCGAGTTGAAACTCTGCGTGTTCAATAACTGA
- a CDS encoding alpha/beta hydrolase, protein MSGFRTKALRIVIWPAGSLALGTAVAFLFAEWYRAADHTGRLLERRGCGFEVVEKELAEVAGRRAVAFSLTDNLGRVSSGCLSLPATVAEPLPAVLILGGHGTGARAVELVKLDRPAVLCGMDYPPIPEHRVHPARFPSLLFSLDSLVTDAVGMAFTAIDYLSAHSAVDSTRITVLGASFGVPFAVIAGLDPQVDGMVLIYGGAGMERVIEWNLRGKIRSGPLRRFVSYILGTFAAPFEPSSYIGEFSPRPLLIVNGSGDTKIPVESACQLYAAAGEPKEQVWVQGEHIHPSNRQLIDSLTAGISGWMVRQGLL, encoded by the coding sequence ATGAGCGGATTCAGGACCAAGGCCCTGCGGATTGTTATCTGGCCGGCGGGTTCGCTGGCGCTTGGTACTGCTGTCGCCTTCCTCTTTGCCGAGTGGTACCGGGCTGCCGACCACACCGGCAGACTGCTGGAGAGGCGAGGCTGCGGTTTCGAGGTGGTGGAAAAAGAGCTGGCCGAGGTCGCGGGCCGCCGGGCCGTGGCTTTCTCGCTGACCGATAACCTGGGCCGGGTCAGCAGCGGCTGTCTCAGCCTGCCGGCTACGGTTGCCGAGCCGCTGCCCGCGGTCTTGATCCTTGGCGGTCACGGTACCGGGGCGCGGGCGGTGGAGCTGGTGAAGCTGGACCGGCCCGCCGTACTTTGCGGCATGGATTACCCCCCGATCCCCGAACACAGGGTCCATCCGGCCCGCTTTCCCTCGCTGCTGTTCTCTCTCGACAGCCTGGTCACCGATGCAGTGGGGATGGCGTTTACCGCTATCGACTATCTCAGCGCCCACTCCGCTGTCGATTCAACCAGGATAACTGTCCTCGGGGCCAGTTTCGGGGTGCCGTTCGCCGTAATCGCCGGCCTGGACCCGCAGGTGGACGGCATGGTGCTGATCTACGGCGGCGCCGGGATGGAGCGGGTAATCGAATGGAACCTGCGCGGGAAAATCAGGTCGGGTCCGCTCAGGAGATTCGTCAGCTATATCCTGGGCACTTTTGCCGCCCCCTTCGAGCCGTCCTCTTACATCGGAGAGTTTTCACCGCGGCCGCTGCTGATTGTCAACGGGTCCGGCGATACGAAAATACCGGTTGAATCCGCCTGTCAGCTTTACGCCGCAGCCGGTGAGCCTAAGGAACAGGTTTGGGTCCAGGGGGAGCATATTCATCCCTCCAACCGTCAACTGATCGATTCGCTGACCGCGGGAATTTCTGGCTGGATGGTTCGCCAGGGCTTATTGTGA
- a CDS encoding DUF3857 domain-containing protein produces the protein MRKSGPAALLFFAAVFAAANVFALSNSLEELLRDEEIIMPDNLEERYAGSAAVIVLDRKEINQSRSIDPVYIRRHVAVKVLNEDGVREFSTVKVPYYEQVKVNDFKAQIIRGGQTIEVKGIINRDVDLANADKDFIYPVAMGSNVFVLRQIEVARTPTSTDLLKLTSTDGFHKQKDRAWKIRQIDFPGLQPGDIIEYEYQFEDKRAQLYGYFYFERKHPALKLQHITQNTRMLKFNYESTNFTRRPKTVFEPRFTNQEEYDNMRIRDALRTVDINNPDSWQFYGHQYFEVTLDTVPAFPADLPLAPTFAEAASRIDFLLAEIYNVWFATDSDARVRREYFSPNWNFVFKRLTERNFPNESRSKRAISEISNVIASANSPREKVNAAVAWARENLVCTNELDRWDGYYWSSKAEHPDNVLRSKEGNSDDIAHFLISALWYNNLPVFPFYTKRRSSGMLLKNVPIETQFDCTLLALEVSRRRFEFWQPILDVPMPPDYIDPQYEGQLGFVNQSDDEDVIVENAKIPVSEATKHVCKLDGSFELAADGTLSGSVNQTLNGHFATAIKRQLLVRQAGPADALAAMLYTRWGEVTVEGEPQISDPKALSGQMTVSAKLSILGAATAGADGLVLKSSLLTDPVSIQLDGSERKLAVVYPHTGDYQSSFEITIPAGYALPDSLPEPVELKTRGFYFTRVVARQSDNTLLIKRDFAIDGGLSVAGRLYNRRYAALYKQIQEADAVELTLKKL, from the coding sequence ATGAGAAAATCTGGTCCGGCAGCACTTTTGTTTTTCGCAGCCGTGTTTGCCGCAGCAAACGTTTTCGCCCTGAGCAATTCGCTGGAGGAGCTGCTCCGCGACGAAGAAATAATCATGCCCGATAACCTGGAGGAGCGCTACGCCGGTTCCGCTGCGGTGATCGTGCTGGACAGGAAGGAAATCAACCAGAGCCGTTCGATCGATCCGGTCTATATCCGCCGTCACGTGGCGGTCAAGGTGCTGAACGAGGACGGCGTCCGCGAGTTCAGTACGGTGAAGGTGCCGTATTACGAGCAGGTCAAGGTCAACGATTTCAAGGCCCAGATCATCCGCGGCGGTCAGACTATCGAGGTCAAAGGTATCATCAACCGCGATGTGGACCTGGCAAACGCGGACAAGGATTTCATCTACCCCGTGGCGATGGGCAGCAATGTCTTCGTCCTCCGCCAGATCGAAGTTGCCCGCACCCCTACGAGCACTGACCTGCTTAAACTGACCTCAACCGATGGTTTCCACAAGCAGAAGGACAGGGCCTGGAAGATCCGCCAGATCGATTTTCCCGGCCTCCAGCCCGGTGATATTATCGAATACGAGTACCAGTTCGAGGACAAACGCGCCCAGCTCTACGGCTACTTTTATTTCGAGAGAAAACACCCGGCACTGAAACTGCAGCATATCACCCAAAACACCAGGATGTTGAAATTCAATTATGAGAGTACCAACTTTACCCGCAGGCCGAAAACCGTTTTCGAGCCGAGGTTTACCAACCAAGAAGAGTACGACAACATGCGGATCCGCGACGCCCTGCGCACGGTCGATATCAACAACCCCGACAGTTGGCAGTTCTACGGCCACCAGTATTTCGAGGTGACCCTGGACACCGTGCCGGCGTTTCCCGCCGACCTTCCGCTGGCTCCGACTTTTGCCGAGGCCGCCTCCCGGATCGATTTCCTGCTTGCCGAAATCTACAATGTCTGGTTCGCCACCGATTCCGACGCCCGGGTGCGCCGGGAGTATTTCAGCCCCAACTGGAATTTCGTCTTCAAGCGGCTTACCGAACGCAACTTTCCCAATGAAAGCCGCAGCAAGCGGGCGATCAGCGAGATCAGCAATGTGATTGCATCGGCGAATTCACCCCGGGAGAAAGTGAACGCCGCGGTGGCCTGGGCGCGCGAAAATCTGGTTTGCACAAACGAACTCGACCGCTGGGACGGCTATTACTGGAGTTCCAAAGCCGAGCATCCTGATAATGTGCTGCGCTCCAAAGAGGGCAACAGCGACGATATCGCCCATTTTCTGATCTCCGCGCTGTGGTACAACAACCTGCCGGTATTCCCGTTTTATACCAAACGCAGGTCCTCGGGCATGCTGCTGAAAAACGTGCCGATCGAAACCCAGTTCGACTGCACACTGCTGGCGCTCGAGGTCAGCCGTCGCCGCTTTGAGTTCTGGCAGCCGATCCTGGATGTGCCGATGCCGCCCGATTATATCGATCCGCAGTACGAGGGCCAGCTCGGCTTCGTCAATCAGAGCGACGACGAGGACGTGATCGTCGAGAACGCCAAGATCCCGGTCAGCGAGGCGACCAAGCACGTCTGTAAACTGGATGGCTCGTTCGAGCTGGCGGCCGACGGTACTCTGAGCGGGTCGGTGAACCAGACGCTCAACGGTCATTTCGCCACGGCGATTAAACGTCAGCTGCTGGTCCGCCAGGCGGGGCCGGCCGATGCGCTGGCCGCCATGCTCTACACCAGGTGGGGCGAAGTTACGGTCGAGGGCGAGCCGCAGATCAGCGACCCCAAGGCCCTGTCCGGCCAGATGACTGTCTCGGCTAAGCTGAGTATCCTCGGCGCCGCCACGGCCGGTGCCGACGGTCTCGTCCTCAAATCCTCGCTGCTGACCGACCCGGTAAGTATCCAGCTGGATGGTTCGGAACGCAAACTCGCGGTTGTTTATCCGCATACCGGTGACTATCAGAGTTCGTTCGAGATAACTATTCCGGCGGGTTACGCGCTGCCCGACAGCCTTCCCGAACCCGTGGAGCTCAAGACCCGCGGTTTCTATTTTACCCGGGTGGTGGCCAGGCAGTCGGACAACACTCTGCTGATCAAGCGCGATTTCGCTATCGATGGAGGTTTGAGCGTGGCCGGCAGGTTGTACAACCGGCGCTATGCTGCTCTCTACAAGCAGATTCAGGAAGCGGACGCTGTCGAGCTGACGCTGAAGAAACTTTGA
- a CDS encoding GWxTD domain-containing protein codes for MPLSCKSAVFTFSSLLFFLLFLCISPPPLLSCQDSLDLHLAHLDSTLKANPKDSEALLERGRVLLAAGRPDEARVQFNLARNTESKEIIARARIGLGDVYRVKPNRKWWAIREYRMAMKADSAFRCEGLYKISQTAFELGWTHGYNVACDALTELVCLDPKYKNVLKIWWEKIFTQSDDELRDVCRRFDELVDQGSENRDLLIYMARIRSRLGQPDSVMVALGKLETLSSEHRRSERLLLEAQCQLVRGDTLGFEECYNESLRYAEQDDDFTHLIRDSEPIFNPTETAKWDSLETPAGKSAFFHTFWKRRDPDPTTPHNERLLTHYRRLNEAKKKYWDYTPHSLFMTSYTYYRLMASRPVYSYDNPYFDSEYDPDLWWDNCRPLALQQRGLFYIRHGEPDVLYSFGFPWDASLTPPSYEAWQYGTAFFLFNRKKGFYAASKSYAEQGNITVAMNSETYKDPLPRINQAFYGVDFRGEDGRLEVEFYQSIPVSVDSVSVGTPGATVVVYDSLWRELVRRERKSQWVFTGRDSMCIAVNSVQLEPGPMFYALRMDVPGYRSVVRRNIDPTPYSGKELELSGVILGSPPPVGVRVHRRMGVNILPRPSLTFRQGELISVYLEVYGLASDRNGGRSFRENVTVGLEGEMAEKSLIQRIFGGRTPRTSLTLSFDRVSRTAAGPLAETFNIDTSDLVPGRYSLKIAISDNASGQENAIACGFMLVE; via the coding sequence ATGCCCCTATCGTGTAAAAGTGCGGTTTTCACATTTTCTTCGTTGCTTTTCTTCCTGCTGTTTTTATGTATTTCCCCACCGCCTTTACTATCCTGCCAGGACAGCCTGGACCTCCACCTGGCTCATCTCGATAGCACGCTCAAGGCCAACCCCAAAGACTCCGAGGCACTGCTGGAGCGCGGCCGCGTGCTGCTCGCCGCAGGCCGTCCGGATGAGGCCCGCGTGCAGTTCAACCTGGCCCGGAATACTGAATCCAAAGAAATTATCGCCCGGGCGCGGATCGGCCTGGGGGATGTGTACCGCGTGAAGCCTAACCGCAAATGGTGGGCGATCAGGGAATACCGGATGGCGATGAAAGCGGATTCGGCTTTCCGGTGCGAGGGGTTATATAAAATCTCCCAGACCGCTTTCGAGCTTGGCTGGACCCATGGCTACAATGTGGCCTGCGATGCGCTCACCGAGCTGGTCTGCCTGGACCCGAAATACAAAAATGTGCTGAAAATCTGGTGGGAGAAGATATTTACCCAAAGCGATGATGAACTCCGCGATGTCTGCCGCCGATTCGATGAGCTTGTGGACCAGGGAAGCGAAAACCGGGACCTCCTGATTTATATGGCGCGGATCCGCTCCCGGCTGGGTCAACCGGACAGCGTGATGGTCGCCCTCGGAAAACTGGAAACTCTCAGCTCGGAGCACAGGCGCTCGGAGCGGCTGCTGCTGGAGGCGCAATGCCAACTGGTGCGTGGAGACACCCTGGGGTTCGAGGAATGCTACAACGAGTCGCTGCGGTACGCCGAACAAGACGACGACTTCACCCATCTTATCCGGGATTCCGAGCCGATATTCAACCCCACCGAAACGGCAAAATGGGATTCGCTCGAGACCCCGGCCGGGAAGTCCGCCTTTTTCCATACTTTCTGGAAGCGGCGCGATCCCGACCCGACCACACCGCACAACGAGCGCCTGCTGACCCATTACAGACGCCTCAATGAAGCGAAGAAAAAATACTGGGATTACACTCCGCATAGCCTGTTCATGACGTCATATACATATTACAGGCTCATGGCCTCCAGACCGGTATACAGCTATGACAATCCATATTTTGATTCTGAATACGATCCGGATCTCTGGTGGGACAACTGCCGCCCGTTGGCTCTGCAGCAACGGGGGTTATTCTATATCCGCCACGGGGAACCGGACGTCCTTTATAGTTTCGGATTTCCCTGGGATGCTTCCCTGACTCCTCCGTCATACGAGGCCTGGCAGTATGGCACGGCCTTCTTTCTTTTCAACAGGAAAAAGGGTTTTTACGCTGCCTCCAAAAGCTATGCTGAGCAGGGCAACATCACTGTAGCAATGAATTCGGAGACATACAAGGACCCTCTGCCCAGGATCAACCAGGCATTCTATGGAGTTGATTTCAGGGGTGAGGACGGCAGGCTGGAAGTGGAATTCTACCAGTCCATCCCTGTCTCGGTCGATAGTGTTTCGGTCGGCACTCCCGGGGCGACTGTTGTGGTCTACGATTCCCTGTGGCGGGAGCTGGTCCGCAGGGAGCGGAAATCGCAATGGGTGTTTACCGGCCGCGACAGCATGTGCATCGCGGTCAACAGCGTGCAGCTTGAGCCGGGCCCGATGTTCTACGCGCTGCGCATGGATGTACCGGGCTACCGCTCGGTGGTCAGGAGGAATATCGATCCGACGCCGTACTCCGGCAAAGAGCTCGAACTCAGCGGCGTTATCCTGGGCAGTCCGCCACCGGTGGGTGTGAGAGTGCACCGGCGCATGGGAGTCAATATCCTGCCCAGGCCGTCGCTGACCTTCAGGCAGGGAGAGTTGATCTCGGTCTATCTTGAAGTCTACGGGCTTGCATCGGACCGGAACGGCGGGCGTTCGTTCAGGGAAAACGTGACTGTCGGCCTTGAGGGGGAGATGGCGGAGAAGAGTCTTATTCAGAGGATTTTTGGCGGTAGGACTCCGCGCACCAGCCTGACCCTGAGTTTCGACAGAGTTTCCCGGACCGCCGCTGGACCGCTGGCCGAAACTTTCAATATTGATACCTCGGACCTGGTCCCCGGCCGCTATTCGCTGAAAATCGCCATCTCGGATAACGCTTCCGGACAGGAAAATGCGATTGCCTGCGGGTTTATGCTCGTGGAGTGA